The segment GCGTCTCTAGCGACCAACGGGAGCGGGCGAGAAAAAACATCCTAACGACATATGTCGTTTAAATGTAGTCAGCTCAGAAATCAATCAAAAGGATTCGCCCTGTTTGAGCCAAGAAGATATAAGATCAATGTTTTTTGATATAGCTTTGGAGGTTAGTTTCTCGCATAAATGTGGTGGGTTATCGGGGTGAAATCCTTCAGGACGTAAAATCTTACACAAAAGGCTCCCAAAGTTCTTTTCAAACTCACCGGCTAATTTTTTACAAAAAGATATGATCTCTTTGTCGGGAATGCCTTTTGCTCTCCCAAGAATGCCAACAAACATTAAAGCGCCTTCAACAAGACCACATTGTGCCTGATATCCACCTGCCCCATGCATCCCTATTGCCGCGTCTATCACCTGGCTATTCAGTTCTACATCAAAAAACTCTGACAAAGTTTTAAGTGTTGTCGTGGCACAATTAAGGTCATAATCCCAATAATAAACATGAACCCTCTCTTTTACAAACGTGGACTTATCCATAAGCCTTCCCTCTAACAGGTTAGTGTTGCCTGTCATAAAGTATTATTTATTTTTTTATGTCCTCTTGAATAATATTAAGGGCTGCGGGATTTGTCCAGTATTGTTGGTAGCAGAGCAAACACACCTAAATTGCAAAAATTCTCGCGCCAAGACGCAAAGACGCCAAGGAAAACAAAGGCTTTTGTTCGGCTTAAGGGCACAAGCCGAACAAAAGATTCTCGTTCCTTTGGGTCAATTTTGATGTGCACTAAGGATTTGTTAGATATATAAATTTTCGAACTCAGCTTAGGTTAATCCATTTATCCTGGCCTGAAAGGCCAGTAAGTCGAGCAGACGCTTTCGCTATTTCTACCCTTGGCGACTTGGCGGCTTGGCGCGAAACTTTCTCTTAAAAAAAAGATCTACCCTTGCCAATCCTGTATTGTATGATTTCTTCAAAAGAGCTTTTCTGGAATAGATATTTCCTTTTATAATATACACCTGTGCATCGCACCATTCAGCTCCATCTTTTTTGTATGATGCCAAATTACTGAATATCTTTCTAGTATTGATTCCAAAAATATTTTGGTAAATCTTGCATTCTAAATATTTTTTAACAATCACCTTGACAATAAAATGAATTATAAATTAAATGTCTTAATATTTTTTGATGATTACTGAGTGTTTTCGAAGTATGAATATAGTTTTTGTATGTTAATTTTTTAAAAGAATAACTGAAATGATTGAAGAAATGGACGAATTGTGCTTTTTTGATAATCCAAAAACATGGATAGATGAATTTTTAAAGCATCATCCAGAGAAGGTAGATAAATTTGTCGACCCTCTAAGAGAATAAAGGATAACCTTTTTCTCGGTTTTAAGAGATATTTTTTAAATTTGGCAAGCATGAAAGTCGAGATAACAATTTAATAAAATTATCTTTTTTTATATGATTAGCAATATAATTTTCTATACGATCAAATTATATAGCTTAAATTTAAAAAAGAGGCCAATTCCCAGGCAGGCATTAAAAAAATCATCTGTTAAAGATTAAAAGTTTTTATCCAGCAAAGACTTTTTTCTGAAAAAAAGTGCCATGATTTGGCTTAATTAGTTAAAGTATAATTTTTTTTAAATGGATCTGATTAATTTTAAAATGTAAAATTTTTAACTTAACTTAGTAAAAAAAATATGGCGATGGTTGCCAAAAAAATTCTGAAAAAAATTTTGTATAAAAAAAGTTATACATTAAAAAA is part of the Desulfovulcanus ferrireducens genome and harbors:
- a CDS encoding C-GCAxxG-C-C family protein: MDKSTFVKERVHVYYWDYDLNCATTTLKTLSEFFDVELNSQVIDAAIGMHGAGGYQAQCGLVEGALMFVGILGRAKGIPDKEIISFCKKLAGEFEKNFGSLLCKILRPEGFHPDNPPHLCEKLTSKAISKNIDLISSWLKQGESF